A part of Rattus rattus isolate New Zealand chromosome 4, Rrattus_CSIRO_v1, whole genome shotgun sequence genomic DNA contains:
- the LOC116898328 gene encoding LOW QUALITY PROTEIN: mitogen-activated protein kinase 3-like (The sequence of the model RefSeq protein was modified relative to this genomic sequence to represent the inferred CDS: substituted 1 base at 1 genomic stop codon) has product MTSFVLSCRLHLHNDINLQSHRQWGQGGKRWRRPWARGGQGTAGVVPVVPGEVVVVKGQPFDVGPCYTQLQYIGEDADMVSSAYDHVRKTRVAIKISPFEHQTYCQRTLREIQILLRFRHENVIGIRDILRAPTLEAMRDVYIVQDLMETDLYKLLKSQQLSNDHNCYFLYQILRDLKYIRSANVLHRDLKPSNLLINTTXDLKIRDFGLAWIADPEHDHIGFLTEYVATRWYRAPEIMLNSKGYTKSIDVWSVGCILAEMLSNRPIFPGKHYLDQLNHIGILGSPSQEDLNCIINMKARNYLQSLPSKTKVTWAKLFPKSDSKALDMLDRMLTFNPNKCISVEEALAHPYLEQYYDPTDEPVAEEPFTFDVELDDLPKELLKELTLQETARFQPGAPEAL; this is encoded by the exons atgacgaGCTTCGTTTTATCTTGtcgccttcacctgcataatgacatcaacctacagtcaCACA GGCAGTGGGGGCAGGGGGGGAAGCGGTGGCGACGGCCCTGGGCGAGGGGAGGCCAGGGAACTGCTGGGGTCGTCCCGGTGGTCCccggggaggtggtggtggtgaaggggCAGCCATTCGACGTGGGCCCATGTTACACGCAGCTGCAGTACATCGGCGAAGATGCGGACATGGTCAGCTCAGCTTATGACCACGTGCGCAAGACCAGAGTGGCTATCAAGATTAGCCCCTTCGAGCATCAAACCTACTGTCAGCGCACACTGAGAGAAATCCAGATCTTGCTGCGTTTCCGCCATGAGAATGTCATAGGCATCCGAGACATCCTCAGAGCACCCACCCTGGAAGCCATGAGAGATGTTTACATTGTTCAGGACCTCATGGAGACGGACCTGTACAAGCTGCTTAAGAGCCAGCAGCTGAGCAATGACCACAACTGCTACTTCCTCTACCAGATCCTCCGGGACCTCAAGTACATACGCTCGGCCAATGTGCTGCACCGGGACCTGAAGCCCTCCAATCTGCTTATCAACACCACCTGAGACCTTAAGATCCGTGATTTTGGCCTGGCCTGGATTGCTGACCCTGAGCACGACCACATTGGCTTTCTGACCGAGTATGTGGCCACACGCTGGTACCGAGCCCCAGAGATCATGCTTAACTCCAAGGGCTACACCAAATCCATTGACGTCTGGTCTGTGGGCTGCATTCTGGCTGAGATGCTCTCCAACCGGCCTATCTTCCCCGGCAAGCACTACCTGGACCAGCTCAACCACATAGGTATACTGGGTTCCCCATCCCAGGAGGACCTAAATTGTATCATTAACATGAAGGCCCGAAACTACCTACAGTCTCTGCCCTCTAAAACCAAGGTGACTTGGGCCAAGCTTTTTCCCAAATCTGACTCCAAAGCTCTTGACATGCTGGACCGGATGTTAACCTTTAACCCAAACAAGTGCATCTCAGTAGAGGAAGCACTGGCTCACCCTTACCTGGAACAGTACTATGATCCGACAGATGAACCAGTGGCAGAGGAGCCATTCACCTTTGACGTGGAACTGGATGATCTCCCCAAGGAGCTGCTGAAGGAGCTGACCTTACAAGAGACAGCCCGCTTCCAGCCAGGGGCACCAGAGGCCCTCTAA